Part of the Methanobrevibacter oralis genome is shown below.
CTTCTGTTATTTTCGTCAACTTCTCTTAATATTAATCCTTCTGATTCTAATTTTTGAATGTTTCTTGCAACTGCACCTTTATTTAAGTTGCATCTATTAGCGATTTTATCTTGGTTAATTTCATTTTCATTATTAATTTCAAATAATCGGTGTAGTTGTGAAGCTTTAATTTCATATTCTTCAAGTTTATGATTCCAATAAGAGTCATGATTTTTACTAATAATCATAATTAATTTTCCAATTGGAAAATCAGAAGCTTCTATTTCTTTTAATTCTTCTAATAACATAATATTTTATCCAATTAATTTTTTGAAATTAACATAATTAATATAATTGTTTATCATATATAAACTGTTGCATTAACAACTATTGCATTGACAACAATTAATAATCTACAATAGATTTTTTTCCTCGATGTATTTTTTTAGGTATTAAATGTTTATTTTTCTTAATTTTTAATTACATATCTTAGATTGAGGTTTAAATTTGGATAGGTTGCTAAATTATTAACAAAAATACTAAAAACGAGACTAAATAGTAAACTGCAGCTATAAAAAAGAAATACAATACATACTCATAAATGATTTTAAACCCAATATCAGCAATAATAAGAAATTCATCAAAAAAAGATACAAGAAACCAATTGCACAGGAACTCCTCAAAGCACGAAAATTCAGCATGAACTATAGATCAGCACCAGAATACTAAAAAAATAATTAGGTTGATGACATTGATTATATATATTATATAAAAATTATATAGAAAGGGACTGTCAATTTGTTAGGTCTTTTGTATATAAATAG
Proteins encoded:
- a CDS encoding MarR family winged helix-turn-helix transcriptional regulator is translated as MLLEELKEIEASDFPIGKLIMIISKNHDSYWNHKLEEYEIKASQLHRLFEINNENEINQDKIANRCNLNKGAVARNIQKLESEGLILREVDENNRRQNKISLTNKGKKIVNKSLKALNNWEKEVSNNNSIDIKVLKYNLKEIAIKSIEMNKNYESEE